The Camelus bactrianus isolate YW-2024 breed Bactrian camel chromosome 12, ASM4877302v1, whole genome shotgun sequence genome includes a window with the following:
- the LOC105077664 gene encoding olfactory receptor 6C4-like, with protein sequence MRNHTYMTEFILLGLTDIPEIQFVIFILLFLTYVFSILGNLTIITLTLLDSHLQTPMYFFLRNFSFLEIFFTTTFTPRLLFSISTGNKSISFAGCFTQYFFAIFLGATEFYLLAAMSYDRYVAICKPLHYTTIMSNRVCIQLVLCSWLGGFLIIVSPIILTSQLNFCASNMLNHYYCDYGPLTEISCSDTRLLELADFILAVVTLVVTLVMVILSYANIIRTVLKIPSAQQRKKAFSTCSSHMIVISLSYGSCIFMYVKPSAKEGVPFNKGVAVLNTSIAPLLNPFIYTLRNKQVKQAFKDVSRKIVSL encoded by the coding sequence ATGAGAAACCACACCTATATGACAGAATTCATTCTGCTGGGACTGACAGACATCCCAGAGATTCAATTTGTAATCTTTATACTTCTCTTCCTCACCTATGTATTCAGCATCTTAGGTAACCTGACAATCATCACCCTCACGCTACTGGACTCCCATCTCCAGACTcccatgtatttcttcctccGGAACTTCTCCTTCCTAGAAATTTTCTTTACAACCACTTTTACTCCTAGGCTACTGTTCAGCATCTCAACCGGGAACAAGAGCATCAGCTTTGCTGGCTGCTTCACTCAGTATTTCTTTGCCATATTCCTTGGGGCCACAGAGTTTTACCTTCTGGCTGCCATGtcctatgaccgctatgtggccatctgcaaacccctGCATTACACGACCATCATGAGCAACAGAGTCTGCATCCAACTGGTTCTCTGCTCCTGGCTGGGGGGATTCCTCATCATTGTATCCCCAATCATCCTAACCAGTCAACTGAATTTCTGTGCCTCCAACATGCTGAATCATTATTATTGTGACTATGGACCTCTCACAGAAATATCCTGCTCAGACACACGACTCCTGGAGCTGGCTGACTTTATCTTAGCAGTTGTGACCTTGGTGGTCACCCTGGTGATGGTGATTCTCTCCTACGCAAACATCATCCGGACCGTTCTGAAGATCCCCTCTGCTCAGCAAAGGAAGAAGGCCTTTTCCACGTGTTCCTCCCACATGATTGTCATCTCCCTCTCTTACGGCAGCTGCATCTTCATGTACGTAAAACCCTCAGCAAAAGAAGGAGTTCCCTTCAATAAGGGAGTAGCTGTGCTCAACACTTCAATTGCCCCTTTACTCAACCCCTTCATTTACACCCTAAGGAATAAGCAAGTAAAACAAGCCTTCAAAGATGTGTCCAGAAAGATTGTGAGTCTTTAA